ATTCCCGTAATGTTCGCGTATGGCGGCTGGCAGACTTCGAGTTTTATTGCAGGCGAAATGCGCGCCCCGCAACGGGATTTGCCTCGTGGATTATTGTATGGCGTGCTCGGTGTGATTGCGGTTTATTTAGCGGTGAATTTCGTTTGCGTAAGTGTGCTTGGCACAAGCGGGCTAGCGGCAACCGATACGCCCGCATCGGAAGTGATGCGGCTGGCGCTTGGCGAACGCGGCGCGAAATTCATTGCCATCGGGATTGCAATTTCGACGCTTGGCTTTTTAAGTCAAGGGATGCTCACCGCGCCCCGCGTCTATTTCGCGATGGCTGAAGATGGCGTGTTTTTCAAAAGCGTAGCGAAATTAAATCAAGCCCGTGTGCCGGTCGTTGCCATTGCTTTGCAAGGCATCTGGGCAGCGGTCATCGCCATGTCGGGCAGGTACGAACAGATTCTCAATTATGTGGTGTCGGTCGATTTCATGTTTTTCGGCGTCACCGCGCTTTGTGTCTTCGTCTTTCGTCATCGCGCGAAAAGTGCCAACGCGGGATTTAAAATTCCCGGTCATCCCTTCACCACAGCTTTTTTCGTTATCGCCTGTTTCGTGGTGGTGGTGAGCACGGTGAATAAAGATTTAAAAAACAGCTTGATCGGTTACGCCATTTTGCTTTCGGGATTGCCGGTCTATTTTTTATGGAAAATTT
This genomic window from Acidobacteriota bacterium contains:
- a CDS encoding amino acid permease, whose amino-acid sequence is MTTEKLARRLGLFDATMIVMGGIIGSGIFINPHVVAKEVHTTVAILGAWAVGGLIALAGAFIYAELAATQTDTGGQYAYLREAFHPSVAFIYGWGLLLVTQTGGMAAVAITFAKYFLQLTGKNSSDTNAALVATLTLALLTIINCFGVRTGSTTQNILMILKIAAIVALVVVGIRYSVVGSQMPDMNISPPLNDSSPTTEYRPLATAFGAALIPVMFAYGGWQTSSFIAGEMRAPQRDLPRGLLYGVLGVIAVYLAVNFVCVSVLGTSGLAATDTPASEVMRLALGERGAKFIAIGIAISTLGFLSQGMLTAPRVYFAMAEDGVFFKSVAKLNQARVPVVAIALQGIWAAVIAMSGRYEQILNYVVSVDFMFFGVTALCVFVFRHRAKSANAGFKIPGHPFTTAFFVIACFVVVVSTVNKDLKNSLIGYAILLSGLPVYFLWKIFKQKADNEE